One Chitinophaga sp. H8 DNA window includes the following coding sequences:
- a CDS encoding cellulase family glycosylhydrolase, translating to MYKKLFLVCSVAAIFGCGQSQKQETKETQNEDTPVTATVWDAAKAGEWYAKQDWLVGANYITSSAINQLEMWQAETFDTAAIDRELSLAAGIGMNTMRVFLHDLLHQQDPQGFFQRMEQFLEIADKHHIRIMFVLFDSVWDPNPVAGKQRAPKPHVHNSGWVQNPGIKALQDSTQYPRLEKYVTETVKKFASDKRVVCWDVWNEPDNLNQSAYGAVELKNKADFVLPLISKVFAWARSAAPEQPLTSGLWAGDWSEEATLKPIEKVMITESDVISFHSYDDSTEIEKRIIQLERYGKPLICTEYMARPRKSTFESIMPILKKHKVGAYNWGFIEGKSQTNYPWDSWSKRYTAEPPLWFHDIFRKNGTPYLQKEVDFIKNIVKQ from the coding sequence ATGTACAAAAAACTCTTTCTCGTATGCTCAGTTGCAGCAATATTTGGCTGTGGACAATCACAAAAACAAGAAACAAAGGAAACCCAAAATGAGGACACACCAGTAACTGCCACCGTATGGGATGCCGCGAAAGCCGGTGAATGGTATGCTAAACAAGATTGGCTGGTTGGCGCCAATTACATTACCAGTTCCGCTATTAATCAATTGGAAATGTGGCAGGCCGAAACCTTTGACACTGCCGCTATTGACCGGGAACTTTCACTGGCAGCAGGTATCGGAATGAATACCATGCGGGTGTTCCTGCATGATCTGTTGCACCAGCAGGACCCGCAAGGATTTTTTCAGCGGATGGAACAGTTTCTGGAGATTGCAGACAAACACCACATCCGTATTATGTTCGTGTTATTTGATTCTGTCTGGGATCCTAACCCGGTAGCAGGTAAGCAACGTGCCCCCAAACCGCATGTACACAATTCAGGATGGGTACAAAACCCAGGTATTAAAGCACTGCAGGACAGCACACAATACCCCAGGCTGGAAAAGTATGTTACGGAAACGGTGAAAAAGTTTGCCTCCGATAAAAGAGTAGTATGCTGGGATGTATGGAATGAGCCGGATAACCTGAATCAGAGCGCATATGGCGCCGTAGAGCTTAAAAACAAGGCCGACTTTGTATTGCCACTGATCAGCAAGGTATTTGCCTGGGCCCGCAGCGCTGCCCCGGAACAACCACTTACCAGTGGATTGTGGGCTGGTGATTGGAGTGAGGAAGCTACTTTAAAACCAATTGAAAAGGTGATGATCACCGAATCGGATGTGATCTCATTCCATTCCTATGATGACAGCACCGAAATTGAAAAACGTATTATTCAGCTGGAACGTTACGGGAAACCACTCATTTGTACCGAATACATGGCAAGGCCCCGTAAAAGTACATTTGAATCGATCATGCCTATCCTGAAGAAACATAAAGTAGGCGCTTACAACTGGGGCTTTATCGAAGGTAAATCTCAAACCAATTACCCATGGGACAGCTGGAGCAAACGCTATACCGCAGAACCTCCACTTTGGTTTCATGATATTTTCAGAAAAAATGGTACCCCTTATTTGCAAAAAGAGGTTGATTTTATCAAAAACATCGTAAAGCAATAA
- a CDS encoding enoyl-CoA hydratase/isomerase family protein produces MEFSLLIYEVANRVATITLNRPEKRNALNGALVAELQQAFTLAGADDAVKVIVLKGKGEAFCAGADLEYLQQLQKNTYEDNLADSQALLSLMQQIYQHDKVVIAQVEGHAIAGGCGLVTICDLSFAVPEALMGYTEVRIGFIPALVSVFLVRKIGEGRARELLLTGKLVAAEKAAQHGLITAVIPAESIAAHVAKVAEGLCTEASAHSLKVTKLLVGSVLDMPLENALEMAAKMNASTREHADCKQGIQAFLNKEKPIW; encoded by the coding sequence ATGGAATTTTCATTGCTGATATACGAAGTGGCCAACAGAGTAGCTACTATTACACTGAACCGTCCGGAAAAGCGTAATGCACTTAATGGTGCATTGGTAGCGGAGCTGCAGCAGGCATTTACGCTGGCAGGCGCAGATGATGCGGTAAAAGTAATCGTGCTTAAAGGCAAGGGGGAGGCATTTTGTGCCGGAGCGGATCTGGAATACCTGCAGCAATTACAAAAAAACACCTATGAAGATAATCTGGCCGATTCTCAGGCGTTATTGTCCCTGATGCAGCAGATTTATCAACATGATAAGGTAGTGATAGCACAGGTGGAAGGTCATGCTATTGCCGGTGGCTGTGGACTGGTAACCATCTGCGATCTTAGTTTTGCCGTGCCGGAAGCGCTGATGGGATATACTGAAGTGAGGATTGGCTTTATACCAGCCCTGGTGTCTGTATTTCTTGTACGCAAAATAGGAGAAGGGAGGGCCAGAGAGTTATTGCTTACCGGAAAACTGGTGGCTGCTGAAAAAGCAGCACAACATGGACTTATCACCGCTGTAATACCCGCCGAAAGCATTGCAGCACATGTGGCTAAAGTAGCGGAAGGGTTATGTACGGAGGCGTCTGCACATTCCCTTAAAGTAACTAAACTGCTGGTAGGCAGTGTACTGGATATGCCTTTGGAAAATGCTTTGGAAATGGCGGCTAAAATGAATGCCTCCACCCGGGAACATGCTGATTGTAAACAAGGTATCCAGGCTTTTTTGAATAAGGAGAAACCAATATGGTAA
- a CDS encoding glutamine synthetase III family protein produces the protein MQSLRFTALENLSSGSDSKIKPEQNGKITDMFGSNVFTGKVMREHLNDEAYKSLMNSIKNGTKIDRKMSEQIASGMKAWAMKKGVTHYTHWFQPLTGTTAEKHDSFFTLKGDGTALETFDGDALVQQEPDASSFPNGGLRATFEARGYTAWDPSSPAFILEQGYGKTLCIPTIFVSYTGESLDYKAPLLKALAAIDKAAVDVCNYFDKNITKVTPTLGWEQEYFLVDEAMANARPDLIMCGRTVVGHAPSKGQQLEDHYFGAIPERAYAYMRDFELESYKLGIPLRTRHNEVAPSQFECAPIFEEANIAVDHNSLLMDVMTKVAKRHKLRVLLHEKPFAGINGSGKHNNWSMATDTGVNLLAPGKTPKTNLMFLTFFVNTIKAVHDYADLMRASIASPSNDFRLGANEAPPAIISVFTGKYLYEVLQEVKTRVNNKFDEQDEAILKLDLHRHIPELMLDNTDRNRTSPFAFTGNKFEFRAVGSSANCASAMTTLNSIMAKTLIDFKAEVDGLIEKGEKKEIAIMQTLRKYIVDSERILFEGDGYSDDWAKEAEKRGLENIKTTPKALDALISAKSADLYTQIGVYTAKELHARHEILLEDYVKKVQIEARVIGDLATNNILPAAIRYQNELIANIRGLKEIGLGDAAAKAQKQIAEKIAEHINVISENVQAMIEARKVANKLTDSRQKAIDYCEKIKPYFDVIRYHSDKLEFLVDDRNWTLPKYRELLFLR, from the coding sequence ATGCAATCGTTACGCTTTACAGCGCTGGAAAACTTATCATCCGGCAGTGATTCAAAGATCAAGCCCGAACAAAACGGTAAGATTACCGATATGTTTGGCAGTAATGTATTTACCGGCAAAGTTATGCGGGAACATCTTAATGATGAGGCATACAAAAGCCTGATGAATTCTATTAAGAATGGTACCAAGATAGACCGTAAAATGTCTGAGCAAATTGCTTCCGGCATGAAAGCCTGGGCAATGAAAAAGGGTGTAACGCACTACACACACTGGTTTCAGCCTTTAACCGGTACCACTGCTGAAAAGCATGACTCTTTCTTTACACTGAAAGGTGATGGCACTGCACTGGAAACTTTTGATGGCGATGCTTTGGTACAACAGGAACCTGATGCTTCCAGCTTCCCAAATGGTGGTCTGAGAGCAACATTTGAGGCCCGTGGTTATACTGCCTGGGATCCTTCCTCCCCTGCTTTTATCCTGGAACAAGGTTATGGTAAAACCCTCTGTATCCCTACTATATTTGTTTCATACACCGGTGAATCCCTGGATTACAAGGCACCGTTGCTGAAAGCACTGGCTGCCATTGATAAAGCGGCTGTAGACGTATGTAATTATTTTGATAAAAATATTACCAAGGTAACCCCTACCCTGGGATGGGAACAGGAATACTTCCTGGTAGATGAGGCTATGGCCAATGCCCGCCCTGACCTTATCATGTGCGGACGTACCGTTGTGGGCCATGCGCCTTCCAAAGGACAACAGCTGGAAGATCACTACTTTGGTGCTATTCCTGAGCGTGCATATGCTTACATGCGCGACTTTGAACTGGAATCCTATAAACTGGGTATTCCTTTAAGAACGCGTCATAACGAAGTGGCTCCTTCCCAATTTGAGTGTGCTCCTATTTTTGAAGAAGCTAACATTGCAGTAGATCATAACTCCCTGTTAATGGACGTAATGACCAAAGTGGCCAAACGTCATAAATTACGGGTACTGCTACACGAAAAACCTTTCGCAGGTATCAACGGTTCCGGTAAACACAATAACTGGAGCATGGCCACCGATACTGGTGTAAACCTGCTGGCTCCCGGTAAAACGCCGAAAACCAACCTCATGTTCCTGACCTTCTTTGTAAATACCATCAAGGCAGTACATGATTACGCAGACCTGATGAGAGCATCTATTGCCTCTCCCAGCAATGATTTCCGTTTAGGAGCCAACGAAGCGCCCCCAGCTATCATCTCTGTATTTACCGGCAAATACCTGTATGAAGTATTACAGGAAGTTAAAACCCGTGTAAACAATAAATTTGACGAACAGGATGAAGCTATCCTGAAGCTGGACCTGCATCGCCATATTCCGGAACTGATGCTGGACAATACTGACCGTAACAGAACTTCCCCTTTTGCTTTTACCGGCAATAAATTTGAGTTCCGTGCGGTAGGTTCTTCTGCCAACTGTGCCTCTGCAATGACTACCCTGAACTCTATTATGGCTAAAACCCTGATCGATTTCAAGGCAGAAGTAGATGGCCTGATTGAGAAAGGTGAGAAAAAAGAGATTGCGATCATGCAAACTCTTCGGAAATATATTGTAGATTCGGAAAGAATTTTGTTTGAAGGTGATGGCTATAGTGATGATTGGGCAAAAGAAGCAGAAAAAAGAGGTCTTGAAAATATCAAAACCACGCCTAAAGCTCTGGATGCTTTAATATCTGCTAAATCTGCTGACCTGTATACCCAGATAGGTGTATACACCGCGAAAGAATTACACGCCCGCCACGAAATACTGCTGGAAGATTATGTGAAGAAAGTACAGATCGAAGCACGTGTAATTGGTGACCTTGCTACCAATAACATTTTACCGGCAGCTATCCGTTATCAGAATGAACTGATCGCGAATATCCGTGGATTAAAAGAAATTGGCCTGGGCGATGCTGCGGCAAAAGCACAGAAACAAATTGCTGAAAAAATTGCTGAACATATCAACGTAATCAGTGAAAATGTACAGGCAATGATCGAAGCACGAAAAGTAGCTAATAAGCTGACCGACAGCCGTCAGAAAGCAATTGACTACTGTGAAAAGATCAAACCTTATTTCGATGTAATCCGCTACCATTCCGATAAATTGGAATTCCTGGTGGATGACAGAAACTGGACACTGCCTAAGTACAGAGAACTTCTTTTCTTGCGATAA
- the pafA gene encoding alkaline phosphatase PafA: protein MKRMYLVVMALVLMSPSLWAQKATSPKPFQAATASKKIPKQIDRPKLVVGMVVDQMRWDYLYRFYNRYTDQGFKRLLHEGFTCENTLINYTPTITACGHTCVYTGSVPAIHGIIGNSWYNPALGRSVYCAEDTTVTTVGSNSNAGKMSPRNMLVTTIGDELRLSNNFQSKVIGVAIKDRGAILPAGHSANAAFWYDGGTGNWVSSTYYMKQLPVWAQEFNNQKWPEQYLKQPWTTLYPIETYTLSTADDKAYEARFKGANNSAFPHDLSKNGTGVINSTPFGNTMTLEFAKKALEANNLGKGPVTDFLAISLSSTDYVGHQFGPNSIEAEDTYLRLDKDLGELFHYLDTKIGKGQYVFFITADHGVAHVPGFMEENKLPGETWSERNAMNILNGQISKEFGVDKAIAAADNYQFWMNHDAIANAGKKESEIREYIIAQLMKMPAIANAFSLSNLMTTPLPEPMRGMLANGYHAKRSGDIQVILSPGWIDGGKTGTTHGLWYPYDAHIPLVWMGWGVKPGKTNRTIGMTDISPTLAAMLHIQMPSGTVGKVIEEITK from the coding sequence ATGAAACGGATGTATCTCGTAGTAATGGCACTGGTGTTGATGTCTCCCTCCCTGTGGGCGCAGAAAGCCACCTCTCCAAAACCCTTTCAGGCAGCTACTGCCAGTAAAAAAATTCCTAAACAGATAGATCGTCCCAAGCTGGTAGTAGGCATGGTAGTAGATCAGATGAGGTGGGATTACCTGTACCGCTTTTATAACCGTTATACTGATCAGGGATTCAAAAGACTGTTGCACGAAGGATTTACTTGTGAAAACACCCTTATAAACTATACCCCTACCATTACTGCCTGTGGACATACCTGTGTGTATACCGGTTCTGTACCTGCCATACATGGGATCATCGGCAATAGCTGGTATAACCCTGCTTTGGGACGCAGCGTTTATTGTGCAGAAGATACTACTGTGACTACCGTAGGTAGTAATTCCAATGCAGGAAAAATGAGTCCGCGGAATATGCTGGTAACTACTATAGGAGATGAATTAAGATTGTCCAATAATTTTCAGAGCAAAGTAATCGGGGTGGCTATTAAAGACCGCGGCGCTATTTTGCCTGCCGGGCACAGCGCTAATGCTGCCTTCTGGTATGATGGTGGTACGGGCAACTGGGTATCCAGCACCTACTATATGAAGCAGTTACCCGTATGGGCACAGGAATTCAACAACCAGAAATGGCCGGAACAATACCTGAAACAACCCTGGACTACTTTATACCCCATTGAAACTTATACTTTAAGCACAGCTGATGATAAAGCTTATGAAGCCAGGTTTAAAGGCGCCAATAACAGTGCTTTTCCGCATGATCTGAGCAAAAATGGTACAGGCGTTATCAATTCTACTCCTTTTGGTAATACGATGACCCTGGAATTTGCCAAGAAAGCTTTGGAAGCCAATAACCTGGGTAAAGGTCCGGTGACAGATTTTCTGGCTATCAGCCTTTCTTCCACAGATTATGTAGGGCATCAGTTTGGGCCTAATTCTATTGAAGCAGAAGATACTTACCTGCGCCTGGATAAAGACCTGGGTGAACTTTTCCATTACCTGGATACCAAAATAGGTAAAGGACAATATGTGTTCTTTATTACTGCCGATCATGGGGTAGCGCATGTACCCGGATTCATGGAAGAAAACAAATTGCCGGGTGAAACCTGGAGTGAGCGTAATGCCATGAATATCCTGAATGGGCAGATCAGTAAAGAGTTTGGTGTGGATAAAGCTATTGCTGCAGCAGATAATTATCAGTTCTGGATGAATCATGATGCGATTGCCAATGCAGGTAAAAAAGAAAGCGAGATCCGCGAATATATCATTGCCCAGCTGATGAAAATGCCGGCTATTGCCAATGCTTTTTCATTGAGCAATCTGATGACTACCCCTTTGCCTGAACCCATGCGCGGTATGTTAGCAAATGGCTATCATGCAAAAAGAAGTGGTGATATCCAGGTGATATTATCCCCCGGATGGATAGATGGGGGTAAAACAGGCACTACCCATGGATTATGGTATCCTTATGATGCACATATTCCGCTGGTATGGATGGGTTGGGGTGTAAAACCTGGTAAAACCAACCGGACGATTGGTATGACGGATATTTCACCTACATTGGCAGCTATGTTGCACATACAGATGCCCAGTGGCACGGTAGGTAAGGTGATTGAAGAGATTACGAAATAA
- a CDS encoding aminotransferase class I/II-fold pyridoxal phosphate-dependent enzyme: protein MDIFEKLLKNMGPIGEHSDRAHGYFAFPKLEGEIGPRMNFRGKEKIVWSLNNYLGLANHPEVRATDAQAAADYGLAAPMGARMMSGNTNFHEQLEKELSDYMGKEDTTLLNYGYQGFMSAIDAICNRRDIIVYDAEAHACLIDGLRLHQGHRYVFKHNDIADLEKQLVRATELAKTSGGGILVITEGVFGMAGDQGKLKEIAALKGKFEFRLLVDDAHGFGTMGKTGAGTGEEQGVQDQIDLLFNTFAKSGASIGAFISGDKAIINYLRYNMRSQIFAKSVPLPIVIGHLKRVQLMRKHPEMKAKLWENVTKLQNGLRARGFNIGHTNSPVTPIYLQGDIPEATAMCLDLRENYNIFCSIVVYPVIPKGQIIYRLIPTAAHGDEDIELTLKAFSETKEKLDKKMYEVAEIPMV from the coding sequence ATGGATATTTTCGAGAAACTGCTGAAGAACATGGGCCCTATCGGGGAACATTCTGACAGAGCACACGGTTATTTTGCCTTTCCCAAGCTGGAAGGTGAAATAGGTCCCCGCATGAATTTCCGGGGCAAAGAAAAAATCGTTTGGAGCCTGAACAACTATCTGGGCCTGGCCAACCACCCGGAAGTACGTGCTACAGATGCGCAGGCAGCTGCAGACTACGGTTTGGCTGCTCCCATGGGCGCCCGTATGATGAGCGGCAATACCAATTTCCACGAGCAGCTGGAAAAGGAATTGTCTGATTATATGGGTAAAGAAGATACCACCTTGCTCAACTATGGCTACCAGGGCTTTATGAGCGCTATTGATGCCATTTGTAACCGCAGGGATATTATTGTGTATGATGCTGAAGCGCATGCCTGCCTGATCGACGGGTTACGCCTGCACCAGGGACATCGTTATGTGTTCAAACACAACGATATAGCCGACCTGGAAAAACAACTGGTACGTGCTACTGAACTGGCCAAAACCTCCGGTGGTGGTATTCTGGTGATTACGGAAGGGGTATTTGGTATGGCCGGAGATCAGGGCAAACTGAAAGAAATTGCTGCCCTGAAAGGTAAATTTGAATTCCGTTTACTGGTAGATGATGCACATGGCTTTGGTACCATGGGTAAAACCGGTGCCGGTACCGGCGAAGAGCAAGGCGTGCAGGATCAGATTGACCTGCTGTTCAACACTTTTGCTAAATCCGGTGCTTCTATTGGTGCTTTCATCAGCGGAGATAAAGCGATCATCAATTACCTGCGCTACAATATGCGCTCCCAGATATTTGCAAAATCAGTTCCGTTACCTATCGTTATCGGGCATTTAAAACGTGTACAGCTGATGCGTAAGCATCCTGAAATGAAAGCCAAACTGTGGGAAAATGTAACTAAACTGCAAAACGGCTTAAGAGCAAGAGGTTTCAACATAGGACACACCAACTCCCCTGTTACACCTATCTACCTGCAAGGTGATATCCCGGAAGCTACGGCGATGTGCCTGGATCTGCGCGAAAACTACAACATCTTCTGCTCTATCGTAGTATACCCTGTAATACCTAAAGGACAGATCATTTACCGTTTAATACCTACTGCCGCACATGGTGATGAGGATATTGAACTGACCCTGAAAGCCTTCAGCGAAACAAAGGAAAAACTCGACAAAAAAATGTACGAAGTGGCAGAAATCCCAATGGTTTAA
- the purL gene encoding phosphoribosylformylglycinamidine synthase subunit PurL, which yields MQTTVEIAEQLGLTADEFERIKSILGRTPNFTELSMYSVMWSEHCSYKNSIVWLKSLPRDGERLLVKAGEENAGLVDIGDGYAVVFKIESHNHPSAIEPFQGAATGVGGIHRDIFTMGARPIAALNSLRFGNINDKKTQHLVKGIVHGIGHYGNCFGVPTVGGEAYFEDCYGTNPLVNAMSVGVVKVGQTVSATSYGAGNPVFIVGSATGKDGIGGASFASANITEDSVEDLPAVQVGDPFQEKKLLEACLELCQTTALVGMQDMGAAGITCSTAEMSAKGEHGMHIWLDKVPTRQENMKAWEMLLSESQERMLIVVHKGREEEVLKIFDKWDLHCVQIGEVTADKNLKFFMNGELEADVPAESMVLGGGAPQYHRAYTEPAYFEKLKAFDIQAVPDTTHARFVAERLIQLPNIASKRWIYNQYDSMVGTANASTNAPSDAAIVLVKGTKKALAVTTDCNSRYVYANPHLGGQMAVAEAARNIVCSGGEPVAITNCLNFGNPYDPEVYYQFVYAIKGMGEACHKFNTPVTGGNVSFYNQSPDGPVFPTPTIGMMGILDSMDQRITLDFKAAGDLVYLVGRSRNDINSSEYLTKIVGIENSPAPHFNLEEEFQLQQAITKLNKAGLIQSAHDVSEGGLFVTLFESAMPRALGFELTTNKDFRKDAYLFGESQSRVVVTINPADKEKFEALLHGLVDASDHSVRYTKIGVVKGESIVVDGEDWGKVADWKTGYDTAIESHLK from the coding sequence ATGCAAACCACCGTAGAAATTGCTGAACAGCTAGGACTTACCGCCGACGAGTTTGAACGCATAAAATCTATTTTAGGCCGCACACCCAATTTTACCGAATTAAGTATGTACTCCGTTATGTGGAGTGAGCACTGTAGTTATAAAAACTCTATAGTTTGGCTCAAATCCCTGCCCCGCGACGGAGAACGCCTGCTGGTAAAAGCAGGGGAAGAAAATGCTGGTCTGGTAGATATTGGCGATGGCTACGCGGTGGTATTTAAAATAGAATCGCATAACCACCCTTCTGCTATTGAGCCTTTCCAGGGTGCAGCTACCGGTGTTGGTGGCATTCACCGTGATATATTTACCATGGGTGCACGCCCTATTGCGGCATTGAATTCCCTGCGTTTTGGTAATATCAATGATAAAAAAACACAACACCTGGTAAAAGGGATCGTACATGGTATTGGCCATTATGGTAACTGCTTTGGTGTGCCTACCGTGGGTGGAGAAGCTTATTTTGAAGACTGCTATGGCACCAACCCGCTGGTGAATGCCATGAGTGTGGGAGTAGTAAAAGTAGGACAAACTGTTTCTGCTACATCTTACGGAGCAGGCAACCCGGTATTCATCGTAGGTTCTGCTACCGGTAAAGATGGTATTGGTGGTGCTTCTTTTGCTTCTGCTAACATTACGGAAGACAGCGTGGAGGATTTACCAGCTGTACAGGTAGGGGATCCTTTCCAGGAAAAGAAATTGCTGGAAGCATGCCTGGAACTGTGCCAGACTACTGCTCTGGTAGGTATGCAGGATATGGGCGCTGCCGGTATTACCTGTTCTACTGCTGAAATGAGCGCTAAGGGAGAACATGGCATGCATATCTGGCTGGATAAAGTTCCTACCCGCCAGGAAAATATGAAGGCATGGGAAATGCTGCTGAGCGAAAGCCAGGAGAGAATGTTGATTGTAGTGCACAAAGGCCGTGAGGAAGAAGTGCTGAAAATATTTGATAAATGGGATCTGCACTGTGTGCAGATTGGTGAAGTAACAGCAGATAAAAATCTGAAGTTCTTCATGAATGGTGAACTGGAAGCTGATGTACCTGCTGAAAGTATGGTACTGGGTGGTGGTGCTCCGCAATATCACCGTGCGTACACAGAGCCGGCTTACTTTGAGAAATTAAAAGCATTTGATATTCAGGCCGTTCCGGATACCACACATGCCCGTTTTGTAGCAGAGCGACTGATACAGCTGCCTAATATTGCTTCCAAACGCTGGATTTACAACCAGTATGATAGTATGGTAGGTACAGCTAATGCCAGCACCAATGCGCCCAGCGATGCTGCTATAGTGCTCGTAAAAGGTACTAAAAAGGCTTTAGCGGTTACTACAGACTGTAACAGCCGTTATGTATATGCCAACCCGCACCTGGGTGGCCAGATGGCAGTGGCAGAAGCTGCCCGTAATATCGTATGCAGCGGTGGAGAACCGGTAGCGATTACCAACTGTCTGAATTTTGGTAACCCTTACGATCCGGAAGTATACTACCAGTTTGTATATGCGATTAAAGGCATGGGAGAAGCCTGTCATAAGTTCAATACGCCTGTTACCGGTGGTAATGTAAGCTTCTATAACCAATCTCCGGATGGTCCGGTATTCCCTACCCCTACCATTGGTATGATGGGGATCCTGGATTCTATGGACCAACGCATTACACTGGACTTTAAAGCTGCAGGCGATCTCGTATACCTGGTTGGACGCAGCCGCAATGATATTAACAGTTCAGAATACCTGACCAAGATTGTAGGTATTGAAAATAGCCCTGCACCACATTTTAACCTGGAAGAAGAATTCCAGCTGCAACAGGCAATTACCAAGCTGAATAAAGCTGGCTTGATTCAATCTGCGCATGATGTGAGTGAAGGTGGTTTATTTGTAACCCTGTTTGAAAGTGCGATGCCACGTGCACTGGGTTTTGAATTAACTACCAACAAGGACTTCCGGAAAGATGCTTACCTGTTTGGTGAAAGCCAGAGCAGAGTAGTAGTAACTATTAATCCTGCTGATAAAGAAAAATTCGAAGCTTTACTGCATGGTTTGGTAGATGCTTCTGATCATTCTGTACGCTACACAAAGATTGGTGTGGTAAAAGGCGAATCTATTGTAGTAGATGGGGAAGACTGGGGTAAAGTAGCTGATTGGAAAACAGGCTATGATACTGCTATTGAAAGCCATTTGAAATAG
- the accC gene encoding acetyl-CoA carboxylase biotin carboxylase subunit: MFKKILIANRGEIALRIIRTCKEMGIKTVAVYSTADKDSLHVKFADEAVCIGKPQSSESYLNIPHLMAAAEITNADAIHPGYGFLAENARFAEICGEHGIKFIGPTPDMIRRMGDKMTAKETMIAAGVPVIPGSGGLLQSVEEAKSLATEMGFPVILKATAGGGGKGMRVVWEDGEIENAYNMAKNEARAAFNNDGIYMEKFVEEPRHIEIQVAGDQYGKVCHLSERDCSIQRRHQKLVEESPSPFMTPELREKMGEAAIRAASAINYESVGTIEFLVDKHRNFYFMEMNTRIQVEHGVTEEVINFDLVKEQIKIAAGIPISGKNYTPQMHAIECRINAEDPYNDFRPSPGKITVLHIPGGHGVRVDSHIYAGYVIPPYYDSMVAKIITMAQTREEAINTMERALSEFVIEGVKTTIPFHQQLMRNEDFRKGNFTTKFTETFKLV; this comes from the coding sequence ATGTTTAAAAAAATATTGATTGCCAACCGTGGAGAAATTGCCCTGCGGATTATCCGTACCTGTAAGGAAATGGGTATCAAAACAGTGGCAGTTTATTCTACTGCGGATAAGGATAGTTTGCATGTGAAGTTTGCAGATGAGGCAGTATGTATCGGTAAGCCGCAAAGCAGCGAGTCTTATCTGAACATTCCTCACCTGATGGCGGCAGCTGAAATCACCAATGCGGATGCGATACATCCAGGCTATGGATTTCTGGCGGAGAATGCACGTTTTGCTGAAATATGTGGGGAACATGGGATCAAATTTATCGGCCCCACACCTGATATGATCCGCAGGATGGGCGATAAAATGACCGCCAAGGAAACCATGATTGCTGCCGGTGTGCCGGTAATTCCAGGCTCCGGTGGATTATTGCAGAGTGTGGAAGAAGCCAAATCACTGGCTACAGAAATGGGCTTTCCCGTAATCCTCAAAGCTACTGCCGGCGGTGGTGGTAAAGGGATGCGTGTAGTATGGGAAGACGGCGAGATAGAAAACGCCTATAATATGGCTAAAAATGAAGCCCGTGCAGCGTTTAATAACGATGGTATCTATATGGAGAAATTTGTGGAAGAACCCCGTCACATTGAAATCCAGGTAGCAGGTGATCAATACGGTAAAGTATGCCACCTGAGTGAAAGGGATTGCTCTATTCAAAGACGTCACCAAAAACTGGTGGAAGAATCTCCTTCTCCGTTTATGACGCCCGAACTGCGTGAGAAAATGGGGGAAGCCGCTATCAGGGCAGCCAGCGCTATCAATTACGAAAGTGTAGGTACCATTGAATTCCTGGTAGACAAACACCGTAATTTTTATTTCATGGAAATGAATACCCGTATCCAGGTAGAACATGGTGTTACCGAAGAGGTCATCAACTTTGACCTGGTGAAGGAACAAATAAAAATCGCTGCGGGTATCCCTATCTCCGGTAAAAACTATACGCCGCAAATGCATGCGATAGAATGCCGTATTAATGCGGAAGACCCGTATAATGATTTCCGCCCTTCTCCTGGAAAAATTACCGTATTGCATATACCTGGTGGACATGGTGTGCGGGTAGATTCCCACATCTATGCCGGTTATGTAATTCCTCCCTATTATGATTCCATGGTGGCTAAAATTATTACCATGGCACAAACCAGGGAAGAAGCAATTAATACCATGGAAAGAGCATTGAGTGAGTTTGTGATCGAAGGGGTAAAAACAACAATTCCTTTCCACCAGCAATTAATGCGTAATGAAGACTTCCGTAAAGGTAACTTTACAACGAAGTTTACTGAAACATTTAAGCTGGTTTAA